In Phaseolus vulgaris cultivar G19833 chromosome 10, P. vulgaris v2.0, whole genome shotgun sequence, a single genomic region encodes these proteins:
- the LOC137817023 gene encoding uncharacterized protein produces the protein MKRIMRKRYIPASYNRDLQLKLQRMTQGNKSVEEYFKEMEVTMIRAGMNEENEAIMARFLNGLNYDIRDVVELQEYVDIEDLLHKANQVEQQLKRKGIMRRSYNNNNNSNWKDKVMKDKGVPSSSAMSSSGKSSNRYNNSPPKRKTSDVKCFKCLGRGHYAAECPTKKTMYMLSNGQIDSEPSSEEEKEEVEVELDALEGDLLMIQRLMGSKMQALDQTQRENIFHTRCSIQGKICSLIVDGGSCTNVASSRLVTKLNLETKPHPRPYKLQWLSEDGEMTVSKQVEVNLSIGQYNDNVLCDVVPMEATHILLGRPWQFDTKAIHDGFTNKISFMQNNKKIILKPLSPREVCEDQIKLREKRVQEKREMSEKRDESKI, from the coding sequence ATGAAAAGGATTATGAGGAAGAGATATATTCCAGCAAGCTACAATAGGGATTTGCAACTCAAACTCCAGAGAATGACTCAAGGAAATaaaagtgtggaagagtatttTAAAGAGATGGAGGTAACCATGATTAGAGCTGGAATGAATGAAGAAAACGAAGCAATCATGGCTAGGTTTTTGAATGGACTGAACTACGATATTAGGGATGTTGTGGAGCTGCAAGAGTATGTTGACATTGAGGACTTGTTGCACAAGGCTAACCAAGTAGAACAACAACTCAAGAGGAAAGGAATCATGAGGAGGagttataacaataataataattccaACTGGAAGGATAAGGTGATGAAGGATAAAGGAGTTCCCTCAAGTTCAGCCATGTCTTCAAGTGGGAAGTCATCTAATAGATATAATAATTCACCACCTAAAAGGAAGACAAGTGATGTCAAATGTTTCAAATGCTTAGGAAGGGGACATTATGCTGCAGAATGtccaacaaaaaaaactatgtACATGTTATCAAATGGACAAATAGACAGTGAACCTTCAAGCGAAGAAGAGAAGGAGGAGGTAGAGGTGGAGTTGGATGCATTGGAGGGTGATTTGTTGATGATTCAAAGGCTTATGGGAAGCAAAATGCAAGCTTTGGACCAAacccaaagggaaaatattttccatactagATGTTCCATTCAAGGGAAAATATGTTCACTCATAGTTGATGGAGGAAGTTGCACCAATGTAGCTAGCTCAAGACTAGTTACCAAATTGAATTTGGAGACAAAACCGCACCCAAGGCCATACAAgcttcaatggcttagtgaagatgGAGAGATGACAGTCAGTAAGCAAGTGGAGGTGAACCTATCCATAGGACAATATAATGACAATGTCTTGTGTGATGTGGTTCCAATGGAGGCAACTCACATTTTGTTAGGGAGACCGTGGCAGTTTGACACCAAGGCTATTCATGATGGTTTCACCAATAAAATCTCTTTCATGCAGAATAATAAGAAGATCATTCTCAAACCCTTATCTCCTAGAGAGGTGTGTGAGGATCAAATCaaattgagagaaaagagagtccaagagaaaagagagatgagTGAAAAGAGAGATGAGTCCaagatataa